GCCGCCGGTCGCCTCCTCCACGAAGCAGCGGCGGCGCTTCCAGTCGATCCAGCCGACCTTCCAGCTCCGACCGCCCAGCAGCAGCAGGCGAGGACCTTCGACCTTCTCGGTCAGCAGGGCGGGGTCGGTGCGCCCGATCTCGCGGCGTCCGTGCAGGACGGTGAACTGCGGCGGTGCGGTGAACACCGCCGTCATGTCCATGAAGTGCCGGCGGCCGAAGCGCTGTTCCGCCGCCGGCCCGATGAACAGCATGTCGCCGTCGCGGTCGAGGAAGCCGTTGTCCACCAGGTGCCGCAGGATCGGCTCGGCGCCGCGGTCGAACGGCGCGAGGCCGTTCCAGCCCTCCACCCACAACCGGTCGCCGACGCGGTTCTCCTGCAGCGCCAGCGCCAGCAGCTGCTGCGCGACGATGTGGCGCGGCTGGGGTGGCGCGGTGACCGGTTCGACGAATCCCCTGCTCCACAGCAGGAGCAGCCCTGCCGTCCAGGCCACCTGGTCGCGTCGGATCGCCAGGAACAGGCAGTTGCGCACCGTCCCGGCCCGGCGGCCGGTGCGCCCGAGGCGCTGCAGGAACGACGCCACCGAACCGGGCGCGTTGATCTGGATGACCCGGTCCAGGTCGCCCACGTCGATGCCCAGCTCCAGCGTGCTGGTGGACACGATCACGCAGTCGCGCGCCTCGGCGAACGCCAGTTCGGCGCGCCGCCTCTCGTCCACCGACAGGGACGCGTGCGACAGGAACGTGGTGACTCCGCGGCTGCGCAGCGCCTCGCCCAGCTCCTCGACGAGCTGCCGGGAGTCGCAGAACACCAGCCGCTTCTCGCCCCGGTGCAGTGAGGAGATCACGGTCGCCGCGTTGGACACCGAGCCCACGTAGTCCAGCTCGATCTCGCCGACCGAGGTCGGGTCCACCGGGGTGCCGTCCACTCCCGGTGCGATCACCCGGGCGGGCCGCGTCCCGCGACCGGACCCCTGCAACCAGGTCAGCAGGTCGTGCGGGTTGCCGACCGTCGCGGACAGGCCGACGCGCTGGACCTGCCGACCGGTCACCCGCGTCAGGCGCTCCAGCACCGCGAGCAGGTGCCAGCCCCGGTCGTCACCGGCGAACGCGTGCACCTCGTCCACCACGACCGCGCGGAGGCCGGCGAAGAACGCGCCGTGCTCCACCTTCACGCTGACCAGCATCGCCTCCAGCGACTCGGGCGTGGTCAGCAGGACGTCCGGCGGGTCGCGGAGGATCTTCCGCCGGGTGCTCTGGGTCGTGTCGCCGTGCCACAGGCCGACCCGGCGGCCCAGCCACGAGGCGTAGCCCTCCAGCCGGGGGTGGAGGTTGTTCAGCAGTGCCTTGAGCGGGCACACGTAGATCACCGACAGGCCGGTCCACCGGTGCTGCTCCATCGCGCTGAGCAGCGGGAAGCAGGCGGCCTCCGTCTTGCCCCCGGCGGTGGGCGCCAGCAGCACGGCGTCGTCGCCGTCCACCAGCGGGCCCACCGCCTCGGCCTGCAACGGCCGCAGCGAACCCCACCCGAGCGTGTTCACGATGTGGTGCACCAGCACCGGGTGCAGGCCGCCGAGGCCGGTGGTCACGGCAGGTCCAGCTCGACGTCGTCTGCGGTGCGCGCCGCGGCGTTGCGCTCCACCTCGGTCAGCTCGGTCCGCGCCAGGGTGAGCTGGTAGTGCCTGCGCGGGTCGAAGTCGTCGTGCTCGTCCACCCGGTCCAGCACGTCCGCGACCAGCTTGCGCAGGAAGACCCGCGGCGCGACGCCCACTTGACCGCCCAGACCGCCAGTGACCGCGCCGGCGAGCTGGGCGATGTAGGAGTCGTCCACCGCGGACGACACGCGGTCGGGGTTGCGTGCGACGCCGACGTACAGGTCGCGCACCGCCCGGCCGAGTTCGCCGAGCCGGACCAGGTCGAATCCCGGCAGCCGCAACTGGACGGCCCGGGGTGAGTCGAACCTCGGGTCGGTGGTGAAGTCCGTGGCGAGGCGCTGCGCCAGCGGTGGGAGCCGCTGCACGCCCTGTTGGCCGTCGAAGAACGCGGGCGTCCCGGTGATCACCAGGAACAGGCCGGGGAAGCGGCCCGCGTCGATCTCGTCGAGCAGTTGCCGCAGGGCGTTGAGCCCTTTCTCCCGCACGTCGCCGCGCACCCGTTGCAGGGTCTCGATCTCGTCCAGCACCAGCAGCAGGCCGGGGTGCCCGGCGTCGCGCAGCACGGTCAGCAGGCCCTGGAGGAAGCCCAGCGCCTGGAAGTGGTCGATGTCGCCCTTGACCTTCGCCGCGCGCTTGGCGGCCGCCGCGACGTGCGGCTGGCCCGCGAGCCACGCCGCCAACCCGTCCGCGACGTCGCTCTCGCCGGCTGCCACGGCCTTCCGGTAGCCCCGCAGACCCGCGGCGTAGCCGGGCGTGGTGCGGGCGATCCGGCCGAGCCTCAGCTCCAGCAGCGCGTCGACCGCGTCCCCGAGGCGCTCGGCGTCCGACCCGTCGACCTCGCCCTCGGCCAGGACGTCTTCCTCCAACGCGAACATCCAGCTGTCGAGCACCGAGCGGAAGGCGCTCGGTGGGCTGACCGCGGTGGTCAGGTTCTCGCACAAGCGCCGGTACACGGTCTCCAGGCGGTGCAGCGGGGTCTCGGTCTCCGAGACCTGCACCTCGCTGACCGCCATGCCGGAAGCCTTGGCGCGCTCGGCGAGCCACCGGGCGAGGAACGTCTTGCCCGCCCCGTACTCGCCGCGCACCGCCTTGAAACCGGCTCCGCCCGACGCGCACGACGCCAATTCCTCGTCCAACGTCGGAGCGAGCCGGTCGAGCCCGACGGCGAACAGGTCCAGCCCGCTCTCCGGCACGGTGCCGCGACGCAGTGCCGCCAACACCGCACGCCTGCGGGCCGGGCTGATCGAGGTCATCGACGCCCCTCGGGGAACTGCTCGTCGAGCAGCTTCTCATTGATCACTACCGTGCGCCCGTCGTCGATCAGGTCGACCACGGGGAACTGGTCGATGTTCAGCACCCGGCCCAAGGCCGCGACCAAACCGCGCGGGTTGCGTCCCGGTGTGCCCGCGGCGCGCAGGACGTCCGCGACGGGCATCCTGCCCCCGGCGGCCAGCACGGCGTCCACCACGTCCCGGAAGACCTCCGGTTTGAGCACCCTGTTGGCCGGCTGGCCCTTGTGCGTGTTGACGAACGTCTCGCCGCCGATCAGCAGGGCGCCACGTGACTCGGGTGCCGGCTCGTCGCCGAAGAGGTCCGGCTGGGTGTCGGGTGCCTTCGCCTTCCGCTTGGGCGCGGCTGCCGGCTTCGGCGGTGGGGCGGCCTGCCGCCCGGTCCACCAATCGGGTGGGCCCTGCGAGTGCACCGCCCACCCGGTCAGCTCCTCGACACCGGGCGGGAGCAGGACGACGAGCGGGATCGCGACCTCGGCCAGGGCGGCGCCGCCGTGGTAGCCGTGGCTGCGCGCGCCGTAGCGGACGTCCTCCGTGGCGGCGAGGACCGCCGTTCCGCCGGGCACCAGGACCCGCGGACCCGTCAGGGGCACTTCGTCGGGCTGGTGCCCGCCGTTCGGCAGTCGCCACCGGGCGGCGCCGGTGGGGTCCGGCCGGTGTTCGGAACCGTGTTCCAGCACGTGGCCGTGGTCGCTGGTGAGCACGACGACCCAGCCGCCCTCGGCGGCCCGGTCGAGCAGTTCCGGCAGGTGCGCGACATCGCGGTAAGCCCAGGCGGGGTCGTCGGCCTGCCTGCCCCGGCCGAGTGCGTCGTCGACCGTGTTCAGCACGACCGCCACGACCTGGGGCTCGGTGCGCGGCGTGAACTGGGCGTCCAGGTCGGCGCCGAGATCGGCTCCGGACGATCCGCCGATCCCCGCTTTGTGCACGAGCACCGCCCGGGTGCGCGGTGGCCAGAAATCGTGTCCGGGGAAAGCCTGCCGCTCGTGATCGGCGGTGCCGGCGGTCAACGACGCGGTCAGCAGGGAGGTCCGGCTGTAGGTCGTCTCGGTGGGGAACGCGGCCAGCACCGCCTCGCGCCCACCGTCGGGCGACCGCACCACCTCGGTCCAGCCGAGTCGCGGGTTGTCCTCGATCGAACGGGCGATCTCGGCCGCCGCCGCACCCGACATGCCGTCGACCACGACGAGCAGCACCTTGTGCCTGCGGGCGAGTGGGGCGACGACCTCGGGCAGGAGGGTCTCGACGGCGACCACGCCGTCCGGGCGGGTGTAGGCCGCTTCGGGCAGCGCGCGCGCGAACTGCCGGTCGAGTTCACCGCGCCGGGCGCCCGCGCGCTTGGCGATCCGGCCGAGCGCCTTGGCCACCACCGGGTTCGCCGAGCCGCGGCGGACCTGGGTGAGTTCGCCGTCCACCCACGCGAGGTCGCGGGCGTGGCGGCGCAGCGCGTCCGGCACCGTGGTGATGTCGGCCGGCGCGGAGTCGAGCCAGCGGCGCAGTCGGACCGCGGCGCGCAACCTCCGGACCTGTGGCCGCAGGTCACCGGTGGCGTGGTGCTCCTCGACGGCGAGCAGGTCGGTTTCGTCCAGGGTGGTCGCCGCGCGTTCCATGCGCGAGGTGAGGCCGCTGGGCAGCAACCGGCTGTGGTGCGCCAGCTCCGCCGCGTTGAGCTGGGCCAGCAGCGCGTCCGCGTGGCGGACCTGCTGCCAGTTCCGCTGCGTGTCGGAGCGGGAGACGAGTTCCACGGCGGCCGACGCCGCGACACCCAGGTCGGCGCGGGACGGCTCGTCGGACCCGAACCGCGAGTGCGCGAACGCGCCGAACGCCCGCGCCGCGGCCACGTCGTCCTCGGGGGCGCGGGTCAGGACGTCGGCGACGAGGAGTTCGGGGACCACGTCGTCCCGTGCGACGGCCAGGCGCAGCACCACGTCGGCGGCACGGCCCAGGCGTTCCACGAGGTGCTCGGTGATGCCCCGGCGTTCGTCGGCGCCGAGTTCGCGCCACCGCGTGACGGTCGCCGCGTCGTCCACGGCGGTGATCAACGCGCTGAGGTCCAGCGTCGCGGGGTCCACCGCCAACCGGTTGCGCACGACGTGGCGCAGCGCCACGTCGCGACCGAACGACAGCCCGGTCGTGTTCGGCAGCCCGCCGGCGCGGGCCAGCTCCACCAGGGCGTCCACCAGCCAGGCGTTGTCCCGGCCGCGCAGGCGCGGGTCGAGCTGCCTGGTCCGCAGCAGGTCCTGAAGCAGGGTGTACTTGCTCACCTCGTGC
This region of Saccharothrix longispora genomic DNA includes:
- a CDS encoding DEAD/DEAH box helicase; translated protein: MTTGLGGLHPVLVHHIVNTLGWGSLRPLQAEAVGPLVDGDDAVLLAPTAGGKTEAACFPLLSAMEQHRWTGLSVIYVCPLKALLNNLHPRLEGYASWLGRRVGLWHGDTTQSTRRKILRDPPDVLLTTPESLEAMLVSVKVEHGAFFAGLRAVVVDEVHAFAGDDRGWHLLAVLERLTRVTGRQVQRVGLSATVGNPHDLLTWLQGSGRGTRPARVIAPGVDGTPVDPTSVGEIELDYVGSVSNAATVISSLHRGEKRLVFCDSRQLVEELGEALRSRGVTTFLSHASLSVDERRRAELAFAEARDCVIVSTSTLELGIDVGDLDRVIQINAPGSVASFLQRLGRTGRRAGTVRNCLFLAIRRDQVAWTAGLLLLWSRGFVEPVTAPPQPRHIVAQQLLALALQENRVGDRLWVEGWNGLAPFDRGAEPILRHLVDNGFLDRDGDMLFIGPAAEQRFGRRHFMDMTAVFTAPPQFTVLHGRREIGRTDPALLTEKVEGPRLLLLGGRSWKVGWIDWKRRRCFVEEATGGGKARWHNPGLTGASMELSRAVRDVLLGSDPPVRMTQRAHRALAEEREDASSTVHPGGTVVARDGTDVRWWTWAGHRANATLASTLSELTDAAQRVDDASIRLRTDVTVRMWRAALTDAAERLCLPEVDERALAGLKFNEALPHTLATATLAARLADLDGAAAVLAEPSRFTIVRG
- the brxD gene encoding BREX system ATP-binding protein BrxD, which encodes MTSISPARRRAVLAALRRGTVPESGLDLFAVGLDRLAPTLDEELASCASGGAGFKAVRGEYGAGKTFLARWLAERAKASGMAVSEVQVSETETPLHRLETVYRRLCENLTTAVSPPSAFRSVLDSWMFALEEDVLAEGEVDGSDAERLGDAVDALLELRLGRIARTTPGYAAGLRGYRKAVAAGESDVADGLAAWLAGQPHVAAAAKRAAKVKGDIDHFQALGFLQGLLTVLRDAGHPGLLLVLDEIETLQRVRGDVREKGLNALRQLLDEIDAGRFPGLFLVITGTPAFFDGQQGVQRLPPLAQRLATDFTTDPRFDSPRAVQLRLPGFDLVRLGELGRAVRDLYVGVARNPDRVSSAVDDSYIAQLAGAVTGGLGGQVGVAPRVFLRKLVADVLDRVDEHDDFDPRRHYQLTLARTELTEVERNAAARTADDVELDLP
- the pglZ gene encoding BREX-2 system phosphatase PglZ, which encodes MTATDLDSAIENAVVSRVTDIVEKLDASRGGVAGRVVIGVRTRREPAWHGPVEGEVRGHPVRYVACPSVLSVLSALALPPADGSAYEVLVVLTDRDEGELGDAVMARLHREHLHEVSKYTLLQDLLRTRQLDPRLRGRDNAWLVDALVELARAGGLPNTTGLSFGRDVALRHVVRNRLAVDPATLDLSALITAVDDAATVTRWRELGADERRGITEHLVERLGRAADVVLRLAVARDDVVPELLVADVLTRAPEDDVAAARAFGAFAHSRFGSDEPSRADLGVAASAAVELVSRSDTQRNWQQVRHADALLAQLNAAELAHHSRLLPSGLTSRMERAATTLDETDLLAVEEHHATGDLRPQVRRLRAAVRLRRWLDSAPADITTVPDALRRHARDLAWVDGELTQVRRGSANPVVAKALGRIAKRAGARRGELDRQFARALPEAAYTRPDGVVAVETLLPEVVAPLARRHKVLLVVVDGMSGAAAAEIARSIEDNPRLGWTEVVRSPDGGREAVLAAFPTETTYSRTSLLTASLTAGTADHERQAFPGHDFWPPRTRAVLVHKAGIGGSSGADLGADLDAQFTPRTEPQVVAVVLNTVDDALGRGRQADDPAWAYRDVAHLPELLDRAAEGGWVVVLTSDHGHVLEHGSEHRPDPTGAARWRLPNGGHQPDEVPLTGPRVLVPGGTAVLAATEDVRYGARSHGYHGGAALAEVAIPLVVLLPPGVEELTGWAVHSQGPPDWWTGRQAAPPPKPAAAPKRKAKAPDTQPDLFGDEPAPESRGALLIGGETFVNTHKGQPANRVLKPEVFRDVVDAVLAAGGRMPVADVLRAAGTPGRNPRGLVAALGRVLNIDQFPVVDLIDDGRTVVINEKLLDEQFPEGRR